Genomic segment of Methanobacterium spitsbergense:
TAGAATTAGAAAATCACGTAATATCATTCTGCAGCGATAATATTAAAGTCCCAACTAATATTTTATCCTGGAAAGAATTTATTGGAAATGATGATGAAAAAAAATTCAGTGAAATAGTTGCACCCGTAGATTTTGATGATATTGCAACTATAAGATATACATCGGGAACAACCGGAGATCCATCGGGAGTTTCATTCACCCATGGAAATTTGAGATGGATGGCTGAGTACATAGCTTCAATGCCTCCGTGGGCCGATAGAAATCATGATGTTTCCTATCTTTCATTCTTACCAATGAATCATGTAGTTGAAGGTATTTTAGGAACGTATGCCCCATATTATGCTCCTGCTCCTCTGAAACTCTATTTTTTAGAAGATTTTAAAGATCTTGAAATCAGTTTACCGCGAGTTAGGCCAACCATATTTTTTTCGGTGCCTAGATTCTATGAAAAGATTTGGTCAAAAATCCTGCAAAGTAGGGTTGGGAATATGTATCTTAATGCTAACGAAGGAATGATAAAGGAGATATTACGCCGAATATTGAAAAGATCCATGCTTAAACATGCTGGTCTTGATGCATGTGCCCAGTTAATAGTAGGTTCTGCCCCTGTAAGTACAGAGCTACTAGATAGTTTCAACGAGTTAGGTATTCAAATCTATAATGCTTACGGTTTAACAGAAGCACCTCTTGTAACCATCAATAAACTTGGATCAAACAGAATAGGCACTGTTGGAGAACCTCTACCAAACACGAATGTTAAAATAAATAATGATGGTGAAGTAATTGTGCAAGGCCCCCAAGTAACCTCAGGTTACTTCAATAATAAAAATCGTAACAACTTATTACTCCAAAATAACTGGCTTCTTACCGGTGATTATGGTTATTTAACATCTGATGGGAGTTTAGTGATTACTGGAAGAAAGAAAGAATTAATAGTCAATTCATACGGGAAAAGTATTAGCCCACTAAAAATTGAAGGGATGTTAAAGCATATACATGGTGTATCAGAAGTTATGGTAGTTGGTGATGAAAAACCGTACTGCATTGCTATGATATGGATTGATGAAAATATTGATCAAGAAAAAATGGCCATTGCAATGAAGGATGTAAATTCGAAACTATCAAATCCCGAGAAAATAAAACGCGGGGTAATACTTAAAAATGATCTATCAATAGAAAATGGTGATCTCACCGCTAACTTGAAGTTAAAAAGGGAAAACATTTTAAAACGTCACAAATATCTTGTAAGTATAATTTATGATGATAAATGTGCTGAAAAACTATCAAAAGAATTAACCCATATAAAAGTCCTCTACTTTGGATGGGAAGGTAAAAACAATGAGTATTAAATTACGATTAATTTCCAAGTGGATACCTGAATTCATTTTAATAAAGGAGTTGGATAGATTATCTGATTTAACCAATAACCATCTTGAAATGCTTTTGAATAGATATTCAGTTTCACCACAGTTTATAGAAAAACCTTCTAACGGAAAACTTGAAGAACGTAGAGCAATAATGGCAGCAAGTCATAATCTCCATGTGAATGCATTAATAGAGGTTTTGGGTTTTGAGAAAGCTTTGGAGATAGGCCGGAAAGAAATGTTCAAAGCAGGCTATGAATTGGGATGTGAAGCCAAAAAACGTCTTGGTGTAGGTAGTGATATAAAAGACGCACTTGTTGCAGCACGTATATTATACAAAGTACTGGGAATAAAATTCTCTATAGAAGAAAATGAACAAACTGTATTATTATTGGTTAAATATTGTGCACTTGCAAACCATTACACCCCTGAAACATGTAAAATAATGAGTGCTGCAGATGAAGGTGTTTTAAAGGGTTTAAATGAAAAAATGGATATGAAATTCTTTAAAAGGATAACTGAAGGTTCAAAAAATTGTAAAGCATGTATAAATATTGAAAATTGATTAAAGATTGGTGTAAAAAATGAAAGTAATAGTTGTGGGTTCTGGTGCAGGTGGAGGAACAGCCGCCCTTGAGTTAGCTTCAAGAGGTTATGATGTTACTATATTAGAAGCAGGTAAACCTTTTAAACCTTTCTCAAGGCGTTTAACACTAACAGAACCTCTTAGAAGGATTGGTCTTCTTGGTGATGAAAGGAATATAAATAGAATATTTCCCCATATGGATGCAACCAGATCAGATAAAAATCTGGTGCTTGTGAAAGGTATAACCACCGGAGGTTCAACTGCAATATCATGCGGTAACATGGTAAGAGCTGATCAAGGTTTTAAAGAGTTGGGACTCGATCTTACCCCTGAATTTGAAGAACTTGAAAAGAAAATAAGTATAAGACCCATTCCAATGAAAAGATGGCGGCCATTAACCCGTAAAATGTATGAATCAGCAGAAAATCTTGGTTTTAACCCTAAGCCCACACCAAAAGGAGTGAAATTGCATGAATGTAATTCATGCGGACTTTGTGAAATGGGCTGTTCTACTGGAGCCCGTTGGGATTCTAATCAATTTTTGAATGAAGCACTTAAAATGGGTGCTGTTATGCATACATCATCACCTGTAGAAAAATTGCTAATTGAAAAAGGACATGTCAATGGGGTTTTAATCAGATCCGGAAGTGTAACTAAAATAGTTAAAGGAGATGCTGTTGTTCTTGCTGCAGGAGGTGTGGGTACAGCCCAAATATTAAAAGCATCAGGACTTGAAGCTCAGGACAAACTATGGGTTGATATAGTACTTACACTTGGAGGTATTTCTAAAGGTGCAAAACAGCTTAATGAACCTCCAATGGCATGGTTTACCGAGCATAAAGATTATATATTATCTCCTTATCTTGATATATTATCTCATTTCTTCCATAAACCATGGAGAAATGTTTCATTAACTGACAGAGTTGGGATTATGGTTAAACTTGCAGATATGGAAAAAGGAACAGTATTTTCCGATGGATCTGTTCAAAAAGCTGTAACAGAGAAGGATGAGTTAAAAATAGATAATGCAGTTTCTAATGTTAAAGCAATCATGGAAGCATCTGAAGTTTCTGGCCCATTTGTTAAAGGAATGTATAATGGAGGACATCTTGGAGGAACCGTTCCTCTGAAAAAAGAGGATATCTCATCAATGCAACCAACTGGTTTACCTGAAGGACTATGGGTTGCTGATCTTTCCCTTGTACCACGTTCACAGGGACTTCCAACAATAATGCTCACTTCTGCACTGGCCATGAGAGTTTGTAAAACTTTGGCACAATAATTGATTATTATATCTATTTTATGAGATATACAATGAATATTGAAAACAAAAATATATTCAAAAAAAAGGATTATTAAAAAAATTGATGTTATTTCTAATTCTTTTCAGTTAATTTTTCTTTTTTAAGCTTTTCTAGCTTGATCTTAGCCTTTCTGAAATTACTGAGGAAACTTTCTTTTTCTGTTAGTGGTGTTATTTCAAGACCCAACTGACGGTGTTCTTCAATCCAATCCTCGGTAAAGATAGGAATATCTATTTTTATTGGTTCTTCTGTTGGATTAACTACAATTAAATTCCTAAATGGAAATTGTGTTTCAATTATGTATCCTCCAACGCTTATTATATGCATGGGCCTTACAACGAACTTCATTACCATCACCTGTGGTTTTAGTTAGTTTTATTTTGTAAATTATTTTAATTATTTATTGATAATTCAAATTCATAATTTCAATCCATTTTAAAGGAATGTAAAAATTATTGCCAGTATCCCAATAATTGAAACTCCTGCTACTGTTGGATAAAATTGTTTATATGTGAATATAGGGGAAAATGCACTCATAACTGCCATTAATATTGGGAATATTAGTGCTACCGCTATTGTAACAAGTATATTCCAGCTGAATAAATTCGGTGGAATTCCAAGGAAAAGCGTTGTGAAAAGGCTAGCTAGGACAAACATCAGAAATCCTCTTGTAACATATACATATGCCCTGTATTTAGCAGCATATTCCATTAGAGGTCCTTCAATAACATCTGCCTTTGTTTTTAGAATTGCAAATGGGTACTCATTTAAAAGTATCATATATCCTATGAAAAAGACAATTGCTCCCAATATTCCTGCTAATGTGAAAAGTACGGGTCCATGAATGTGTTGATATGATACAATACCACTCAAATAGATGCTCTTAGACATTGCCACGGGCACAAAAAGTGCTATATACAATGGGAAGGATCCAAAAGCTATTAATCTGAATGCCCTCAGGGAACTGAGTTCCTCCAGGAAAGACCTTTGAGTATCAGGATGTTTCGCACCCTTAACAACATCTGGAAATGGCATTTTAAGTGACATAACAGATTTTGAAAGTGATCCCATGAACATGTAGATAACCTCTTCAATCTTCAATAGCCCCACAACAGCTATTATACTTGTAAGTGCCGCAAATACATAGAGTTGTGGCATTATTATTAGCAATATAGATACTACAGATAAAAAACTTATTATTGGAAGGGCATTGTATAATTTAGGCATTGGAGAATGTGGTTTTATTGTTTCTTTGAAGAAAAATTTGATCGGTGCCATTATACCTGCACTGGATATTGGAGGACCAACCCTTTGCTGTATTCTTGCCTGTACAAACTTCCTCTCAATCCCTGGAAGCCATACACTCACTAATAATGCAACTATTAACGTTCCAATTACGGCTATTAGGGAATTTATTGCTGTCATCATGATCTCCTTTTATATTTTGATTATTTGGATTGCACGATCCGTGCAAGTGAAGCAAGGGTCGCATTGAACTATTGCAAGTTGTGCATCTGTTATATGATGTCCAACTGCTGCATACTGCATTGCACCAATGTTTGCTATTGAGGGTGTTCTAATAACACAGTTTCTTACTCTGCCATCTTCAAGGGCATAAGAATGATACAGTGTTCCCCTTGGAACCTCGATATAACTTTTGTTTATTGGTGCATCCTGCATTTCCCAACTTCTGTTGGTTATTTTACCTTCTGGAAGATTGTCAAGCGCTTGCCTAATAATTTTTATAGCTTCAGGAATTTCTAGAACCCTGACTAAAAGATTTGATTTAACATCCCCATCATCCTGTGTGATAATATCAAAATCAAATGGATCATAGGACTCCATTTCACTTCGAAGATCTATTGCTACACCAGTGGATCTTAAAGTAGGGCCGGTTGCGCCCAGTTTTATTGCTTGTTTCTGTGATAAAGTACCTACTCCAGTTATACGTGACATTACCATAGGATCAGAGACAAATCTATCTGCAAAATCGGTTATTTTTTCCTCTATTAAGTCTAATCCTTCTCTAATTTTTTGTATCCTCATTTCATCTAGTTCACAACGGGGCCTAATACCCCCGATTATGGATACTCCATACTGTACCCTGTTACCCCCAATCATCCTTAAAAGTTCCATTACTGTTTCTCGGATATAAAATAATCTCATTGCAAATGTTTCATGACCTAGTACTTCATTTCCATGAGCTAAATAAAGCATATGACTATGGAGACGTTCCAGTTCTTCCATTATAACCCTTATATACTGAGCTCTTTCGGGTACCTCTATTCCAATGGCCTTCTCAGCAACCAAACAAGAGTTCCATATGTGGCTGTTGGAACATATTCCACATATTTTTTCTGTAAGACTATTTGCCTTTTCAACAGGCAATCCTTCCATGATCCTCTCAATGCCCCTGTGATTGATTCCAACTGTAATTTCAGCATCCCTTACAATTTCGTCTTCAACAAATAATCTAACCCTGTAAGGTTCTATTGCGGCAGAGTGTACCGTTCCCATAGTAACTTCTGTTTCGATGACCTTTTTATCGGTTATCTTGTTATCTTCATTCATTAAATCCACCTTTTAACTCTAATTATAGTACATTATTACAGATTGATTGATTATTTCGCATTCAACAACAATGGTAATGCTGCTACCACACCAGATAATATATCCTCTGGCCTTACTGCACAGCCTGGAACCTTGGCATCAACAGGAATTATGTTCTCTACCGGTCCCATTATTTCTTCTGAGGGTATGTCTCCATGTATGTTCTTGTAAACTCCCCCCATCAGAGCACATGCTCCTGCAGCAATAACAGCTTTAGGTTCAGGTATTGCATTGTATATTTCTATTAATGGTTTCTCATTGTGTTTTGTAACCGGGCCTGTAACTACAAGTACGTCAGCTTCCCTAGGATTCCATGTAAGGAAAACTTTGTATTGTTCTGCATCGTACTTGGGAGAGAATATACAATTTACAATCTCTATATCACAGCCATTACATCCTCCTGTATAAACAAGCATTACATGAACGGCTCTTGCCCTTGAATATGATTTTAAGCTCATATCATTCCTCTTTAAAGGTTATGGTAATTTATATTTCTTATAATTCGTTTTTATTTAATTAATTTATAATTTTAATGATTCTAATCTTTCCTCTTTTTAAGTATGGTTGAATCTGCAAGATACTGAGATATGAAAGCAATTTTATCCTCTGAAATTTTAACTGGTTCATCTAATAGTTTTGATATTTCTAAATCCACAATTCCAACGTCATTTGGATGGATGGTGCCAGCTTCTCCGAAAAGAGCATATAATGGACAGAAATCATGACAGTAATAACAGTTAACGCATTTTAAACTGTCCAATACAGGTATCTTATCTTTTACTAAGCCTTCCATTAGTTTTACTGGTTCTGGAAGTTCAACCATTTCTATTGCCTTGGTCGGGCATGCATTGGCACATCCACCACAACCTATACATGAAACCTCTGCAACCTTATCTGTAGGAACTATCCTCCCTTCAAGGATTTTGCTCCTAAGTTCCATATCAGTCACCCTGTCTGATGCAAAGAGGATTCTTCTGGTGTTAGTGATTATACCCTCCAGGAATATTCTGATTAAATTTTTCATTCTGATACCTCGAACTCTCTTTCAAGTATTATTGCCCTGGCAGGACATGCATTTGAGCAGGCTCCACAGTATGTGCATTTTGAATCATCTACTACCATTTTACCTTCTGAATCTTCTTTAATTGCTTCCTCAGGACATATTTTTGTACAAAGTTTGCAGTTCATACATAGTTTGTCCTGTACAAAGCTGAAACCCTCTTTTATAGATTTTTTAACGGTTGCAGTTCTTGGTATAGCATTCATTGGGCAATGTATTGCGCATTTTTCACAGAGGATACATTTTTCAAGATCCACATCTATTGAACCTCGTCTAAGTGTTATTGCACCTTTCGGGCAAATTTCTGAACATATACCACAAGATACACAGTCTTCTGTAACACTTCCATCCCATTCAACTGTTTTCAAAATCCTTGCTTTATTAACATCACAAGATTGAACACATTTACCGCATGAAACACAGAAACCTTGTATACGACGATCTGGATCATCAGACAGTCTAAGAGTACCTACTGGACAGACATCCAGACATTCCATTGTATTGCACTCTTCACATAATGTTGGATCATATCGCAGTTTGCCTTCTATTACACGAAGTGCTCCGTGTGTACAAGCCTCGGCACAGAGTCCACAGTTGAGACATGATACAATTGACCCTGTTGTTTCTTCCCCTTCTTCAAAATTCCTTATTTTAATCTTAAAATCTTCAATGTATATTGCTTTGTTTGGACATTCCGTTACACATTTAAGGCAAAGGGTGCATTTTTTTTCATCTATAATCCCATCTTTTATTGCACCTACAGGACATACATCTTCACAAATTCTACAGTCTGTACATTTGCCTTCAGAATCTATGTCAACCATTAAAGCACCAGTTGGACAGTAATATTCACATCTTCCACAAAGGGTGCAGTTGTCAGGATCTGTACAAATATTTATCCTTTTAACATTTTCTTCCTCTTTCTCTACTCTTGAACCAGGTTGAATTGTCAAATTAAGAGATTCAAGGAATTTGAGTTGTCTTTCCTCAATAACATCCTGGGCATCGGCCCTTGCATTTATTGGACATGCATCCACACATATGCCACATCTTGCACATATGCCCTTTACAACGCCATCTTCAATTTTTATGTTGTTAACTGGGCATGTCATCTCACAAACACCACATGCATTACATTTGGCCCTGTCGACAACAAAACCTCCATATTTATTCTTGAATATGGCACTGTTTGGACAAGCCTCTGCACATGCCCCGCAAGTTATGCAGCTGAATGCTTTACCATCTATAATTCTTATTGCTTGTGTTGGGCATTCTTCAACGCACTTTCCAATGCCTTCACATTTCTTAGTTGATAGGAACATGACCATTACCTTCTAAAATTTTAATGATTTTTTTGATTATTCTTATTTTTTTATCCATTTATTTCTATTATCCTCTTCCAAATGTTATTTTACCGATAATTATCCCTGCCAAGGCTGCTATCAGACCATTAGCAAGGATAGAATCCGTGTACCATGGGAAAGGACCCAATTGGTATGCCATAAGTAATACCACTATTGCTAGCACAACGAATACTGAAGCAGGAAATTTTAAGTTGCTGCCTATGCTGGGCTTAATTCTGGTTCCAATTATGAATCCTATTATAAATCCTAAGATTAATGGGCCACTGTAAACCATTTTATTTACTCTCCATATTCTTCAGTAGCTTTTCGCTTTCGAGGAATGTTATTACAACGGCACTCAATCCAACAAGCACTTTCAGACCTACAACAAAGTTAAGGTATGGTATTATACCTGCGTGTATTGGGTCAGGGTAGTCAAATATATTCACAATATTAGGTGGAACTATATGATAAAGGTCAACTCCCAAATTGTAAAGGAAAAATCCTGTTGTAAATAATCCGGCTAATCCCAAAAATACGTATCCAAGAGCACCTATACTTTCAATAGATGCCATAAAATTGTGTGAAAATTTTATTGGACTTTCTTTTAATCCATATACTATGAGACAGAATATTATTCCCGAAGCTATGATTGCTCCTCCCTGAAATCCTCCTCCAGGTGTAATGTGACCTCCAAGTATGGTAAGTGCACCGTAACAGATTAATATCAATGCAGCAGGGAATACGAATATTTTGAGTATTGTACTCATTAATCTTCACCTCCAAGATCAACTTGACCCCTTCCAAAGACTAGAAGAGTTATAATAACTGCCGAAACAAGTATTAATGCTTCACCAAGGGTATCGTATCCTCTCCAATCAAACACAACATTAGTAACCATGTTAGGAGCTATGTGTGGACCTACCCAATTGTAGATATAACTTATTCCAGGATAGATCATTGGTTTGAAATCAACTATCGATTGAAAGAGAGTTATTGTGAATATAACTAGTGCAAATCCAGCTATTAGATTTCTTAATCCATCAGACATTCAAATTCCCCCAATAGAATAGTGTTACTATAATTCCAAGTGCTAGTATAACATAAAAGCTCATGCTTGCAAGTGAATCATTCTGTTCCCTTTTAAGTCTGGGCATGATTGGCATTGCCAGAAATACAAGTACGAACACTAATACTACCAATGCTATCATTAGAGTTTTGTTCAAAAGTCTTAGCATTACTACTGCAATTAAAATGGAAGATATGAGTGTTATCTCTGCCGTTAACATGGACGATGCTGCTATATTTGTAACAGGTTTATCATCTCCTGTTTCCATTCTAACGTCCTTTATTTTTTTCAGTATAATATCGTAGATGTTCATATAATCCCCCTTTCTCTAAGCAATACTGATCGCCAGCCCTTGCAAGAAATTTGTTGCAAGTTGTGGATAAAGACCTAACACCAAACATATAACAAGGAATGCAACCATTGCAACCAATGTAATCTTTGGTATTTTTTCATTTTTAATTTCTAGATCAGCGGGCTTCGGTCTTAGGTAAATGGTATGGAAAGCCCTCATAAATGTCATAAATGTTACTATACTCATTAATACCATAATTATTGCAATTTCTGGCAGACCCGAATTTAATGAAGCCTGAACAAGCATCAATTTACTTTGGAAAGCATTGAATGGAGGCACACCTGCTAATGCTATACCTGCAAGGAGTACAAGAAGTGCAGATTTAGGTGTTGCAACCAGCATTCCTCCCAACTTTCGCATATCCGTTTCTTTGGTTTTGTACATTATTGTTCCAAATCCAATGAATAGAAATGCGGTTATAATTGATTCGTTAACAGCTTGGAAAAGTCCTGCTGTAATACCAAACACAGTTCCAAGACCAAGACCAACTCCTATGTACCCTAGTTCACCTACAGCAAGGAATGCTATCAATCGTTTGAAATCTGTTTGAGTTATGGCCATTGTTATGCCCAATACCATTGCAACCAATGATATTCCCAGGATGAAAACATGTGTAAATGGAATGTATGAAAATATTCTTATGATAATTACTCCAAGTGCAACTAAACTAAAGACAGAAAATGCCTGGAGCAATGCTGCTCCGGTTGGAAGTGCTTTGCTGTACATTGCAGATTTAATTGTATGGAATGGCGGGAGACCAGTTCCATAAAGCCACCCAAATATGATTAAACTGCAAGCCATAAGCAGGACAGGACTTTGTGGATTTACTAAACCATTTTTAATTGAATATACTATGTCTGTAATGTTTACGTTACCTGTAACTCCCAGAAGGAGAGC
This window contains:
- a CDS encoding GMC family oxidoreductase N-terminal domain-containing protein, with the translated sequence MKVIVVGSGAGGGTAALELASRGYDVTILEAGKPFKPFSRRLTLTEPLRRIGLLGDERNINRIFPHMDATRSDKNLVLVKGITTGGSTAISCGNMVRADQGFKELGLDLTPEFEELEKKISIRPIPMKRWRPLTRKMYESAENLGFNPKPTPKGVKLHECNSCGLCEMGCSTGARWDSNQFLNEALKMGAVMHTSSPVEKLLIEKGHVNGVLIRSGSVTKIVKGDAVVLAAGGVGTAQILKASGLEAQDKLWVDIVLTLGGISKGAKQLNEPPMAWFTEHKDYILSPYLDILSHFFHKPWRNVSLTDRVGIMVKLADMEKGTVFSDGSVQKAVTEKDELKIDNAVSNVKAIMEASEVSGPFVKGMYNGGHLGGTVPLKKEDISSMQPTGLPEGLWVADLSLVPRSQGLPTIMLTSALAMRVCKTLAQ
- the ehbP gene encoding energy-converting hydrogenase B subunit EhbP — protein: MKFVVRPMHIISVGGYIIETQFPFRNLIVVNPTEEPIKIDIPIFTEDWIEEHRQLGLEITPLTEKESFLSNFRKAKIKLEKLKKEKLTEKN
- a CDS encoding respiratory chain complex I subunit 1 family protein — its product is MTAINSLIAVIGTLIVALLVSVWLPGIERKFVQARIQQRVGPPISSAGIMAPIKFFFKETIKPHSPMPKLYNALPIISFLSVVSILLIIMPQLYVFAALTSIIAVVGLLKIEEVIYMFMGSLSKSVMSLKMPFPDVVKGAKHPDTQRSFLEELSSLRAFRLIAFGSFPLYIALFVPVAMSKSIYLSGIVSYQHIHGPVLFTLAGILGAIVFFIGYMILLNEYPFAILKTKADVIEGPLMEYAAKYRAYVYVTRGFLMFVLASLFTTLFLGIPPNLFSWNILVTIAVALIFPILMAVMSAFSPIFTYKQFYPTVAGVSIIGILAIIFTFL
- a CDS encoding nickel-dependent hydrogenase large subunit yields the protein MNEDNKITDKKVIETEVTMGTVHSAAIEPYRVRLFVEDEIVRDAEITVGINHRGIERIMEGLPVEKANSLTEKICGICSNSHIWNSCLVAEKAIGIEVPERAQYIRVIMEELERLHSHMLYLAHGNEVLGHETFAMRLFYIRETVMELLRMIGGNRVQYGVSIIGGIRPRCELDEMRIQKIREGLDLIEEKITDFADRFVSDPMVMSRITGVGTLSQKQAIKLGATGPTLRSTGVAIDLRSEMESYDPFDFDIITQDDGDVKSNLLVRVLEIPEAIKIIRQALDNLPEGKITNRSWEMQDAPINKSYIEVPRGTLYHSYALEDGRVRNCVIRTPSIANIGAMQYAAVGHHITDAQLAIVQCDPCFTCTDRAIQIIKI
- a CDS encoding NADH-quinone oxidoreductase subunit B family protein — encoded protein: MSLKSYSRARAVHVMLVYTGGCNGCDIEIVNCIFSPKYDAEQYKVFLTWNPREADVLVVTGPVTKHNEKPLIEIYNAIPEPKAVIAAGACALMGGVYKNIHGDIPSEEIMGPVENIIPVDAKVPGCAVRPEDILSGVVAALPLLLNAK
- a CDS encoding 4Fe-4S binding protein; the protein is MKNLIRIFLEGIITNTRRILFASDRVTDMELRSKILEGRIVPTDKVAEVSCIGCGGCANACPTKAIEMVELPEPVKLMEGLVKDKIPVLDSLKCVNCYYCHDFCPLYALFGEAGTIHPNDVGIVDLEISKLLDEPVKISEDKIAFISQYLADSTILKKRKD
- a CDS encoding 4Fe-4S binding protein, which produces MFLSTKKCEGIGKCVEECPTQAIRIIDGKAFSCITCGACAEACPNSAIFKNKYGGFVVDRAKCNACGVCEMTCPVNNIKIEDGVVKGICARCGICVDACPINARADAQDVIEERQLKFLESLNLTIQPGSRVEKEEENVKRINICTDPDNCTLCGRCEYYCPTGALMVDIDSEGKCTDCRICEDVCPVGAIKDGIIDEKKCTLCLKCVTECPNKAIYIEDFKIKIRNFEEGEETTGSIVSCLNCGLCAEACTHGALRVIEGKLRYDPTLCEECNTMECLDVCPVGTLRLSDDPDRRIQGFCVSCGKCVQSCDVNKARILKTVEWDGSVTEDCVSCGICSEICPKGAITLRRGSIDVDLEKCILCEKCAIHCPMNAIPRTATVKKSIKEGFSFVQDKLCMNCKLCTKICPEEAIKEDSEGKMVVDDSKCTYCGACSNACPARAIILEREFEVSE
- a CDS encoding energy-converting hydrogenase B subunit J, which encodes MVYSGPLILGFIIGFIIGTRIKPSIGSNLKFPASVFVVLAIVVLLMAYQLGPFPWYTDSILANGLIAALAGIIIGKITFGRG
- a CDS encoding MnhB domain-containing protein, producing MSTILKIFVFPAALILICYGALTILGGHITPGGGFQGGAIIASGIIFCLIVYGLKESPIKFSHNFMASIESIGALGYVFLGLAGLFTTGFFLYNLGVDLYHIVPPNIVNIFDYPDPIHAGIIPYLNFVVGLKVLVGLSAVVITFLESEKLLKNMESK
- a CDS encoding EhbH; translation: MSDGLRNLIAGFALVIFTITLFQSIVDFKPMIYPGISYIYNWVGPHIAPNMVTNVVFDWRGYDTLGEALILVSAVIITLLVFGRGQVDLGGED
- the ehbF gene encoding energy conserving hydrogenase EhbF, producing the protein MNLPNLLIPLMVIIPITCALFLNLLHERTRTVKAISIVVALALPIIPLLANYGIQYFGGYPPLAQNPTISAGLPALITGTALNIFHPAITYVYGSAQKLMIFILGIVGLFAIFISLYEVKKPSGVYIYLMLMGTASIIAMLLSDDIFNLYVFFEIAALAQVGIVLVSKINNNYETALKYMILGGIASPILLLGIALLLGVTGNVNITDIVYSIKNGLVNPQSPVLLMACSLIIFGWLYGTGLPPFHTIKSAMYSKALPTGAALLQAFSVFSLVALGVIIIRIFSYIPFTHVFILGISLVAMVLGITMAITQTDFKRLIAFLAVGELGYIGVGLGLGTVFGITAGLFQAVNESIITAFLFIGFGTIMYKTKETDMRKLGGMLVATPKSALLVLLAGIALAGVPPFNAFQSKLMLVQASLNSGLPEIAIIMVLMSIVTFMTFMRAFHTIYLRPKPADLEIKNEKIPKITLVAMVAFLVICLVLGLYPQLATNFLQGLAISIA